A window of Erigeron canadensis isolate Cc75 unplaced genomic scaffold, C_canadensis_v1 Conyza_canadensis_unscaffolded:36, whole genome shotgun sequence contains these coding sequences:
- the LOC122584555 gene encoding calcium-binding protein CML42-like: protein METPTTTTVVDQLSPKHNNLKSSSFCLRSPSLNSVRLRRIFDMFDTNHDELITVDELSRALILLGLDANMNELDSIIKTFIQPGNTGLTFDDFQSLHKEIDDLFFRLGDSDDLGNQDGDKDEVADSDVKQEETDLTEAFKVFDEDGDGYISATELQTVLVKLGFAEGNEMRRVEMMISSVDRNHDGLVDSRSLRK from the exons ATGGAAACACCTACAACAACCACCGTCGTTGATCAACTTTCCCCTAAACATAACAACCTAAAATCCTCTTCGTTTTGTCTTAGATCACCCTCGTTGAACTCTGTCCGCCTTCGTAGGATTTTTGACATGTTTGATACCAACCATGATGAATTGATCACGGTTGATGAACTAAGTCGCGCGTTGATCCTTTTAGGACTTGATGCGAATATGAATGAATTGGATTCTATTATCAAGACTTTCATTCAACCTGGCAATACCGGGCTTACATTTGATGATTTCCAATCTTTGCATAAGGAGATTGATGATCTATTTTTTCGGTTGGGTGATAGCGACGATTTAG GTAATCAAGATGGAGACAAAGATGAGGTTGCGGATAGTGATGTCAAGCAAGAGGAGACCGATTTAACCGAGGCATTTAAGGTGTTTGACGAAGACGGGGATGGATACATATCGGCCACAGAGCTACAAACCGTGCTTGTTAAGTTAGGATTCGCGGAAGGAAATGAAATGAGGAGAGTCGAGATGATGATTTCATCTGTCGATAGAAATCACGACGGGCTTGTTGATTCTCGGAGTTTAAGGAAATGA